The Benincasa hispida cultivar B227 chromosome 11, ASM972705v1, whole genome shotgun sequence genome has a segment encoding these proteins:
- the LOC120092023 gene encoding eukaryotic translation initiation factor 3 subunit I-like gives MRPILMKGHERPLTFLKYNRDGDLLFSCAKDHNPTVWYADNGERLGTYRGHNGAVWCCDVSRDSMRLITGSADQTAKLWNVQTGQQLFSFNFDSPARAVDFSVGDKLAVITTDPFIELPSAIHVKRIARDPSEQTGESVLVLKGPQGRINRAVWGPLNKTIISAGEDAVIRIWDSETGKLLKESDKETGHKKTITSLTKSPDGSHFITGSLDKSARLWDTRTLTLIRTYVTERPVNAVTMSPLLDHVVLGGGQDASAVTTTDHRAGKFEAKFYDKILQEEIGGVKGHFGPINALAFNPDGKSFSSGGEDGYVRLHHFDPDYFNIKI, from the exons ATGCGCCCAATCTTGATGAAAGGCCATGAACGGCCATTAACTTTCCTCAAGTACAATAGGGATGGCGATCTTCTTTTCTCCTGCGCTAAGGATCACAACCCCACCGTCTGGTACGCCGACAACGGCGAGCGATTGGGGACTTATCGTGGTCATAATGGTGCCGTTTGGTGCTGTGATGTCTCCA GAGATTCAATGCGGCTTATCACTGGAAGTGCGGATCAGACAGCAAAATTGTGGAATGTACAAACTGGACAGCAACTCTTCTCCTTCAATTTCGATTCACCTGCTAGGGCAGTTGATTTCTCTGTCGGAGATAAGCTTGCAGTTATTACCACTGATCCTTTCATAGAGCTGCCTTCTGCTATTCATGTCAAACGCATTGCCAGAGACCCCTCGGAAC AGACTGGTGAATCTGTGCTCGTTCTTAAGGGTCCCCAAGGAAGAATCAATAGAGCTGTTTGGGGACCTCTAAATAAGACCATTATAAGTGCAGGAGAAGATGCTGTTATTCGCATTTGGGATTCTGAG ACAGgtaaacttttaaaagaatCTGACAAGGAGACCGGccataaaaaaacaataacttccCTTACGAAGTCTCCTGATGGTTCACATTTTATCACTGGTTCTTTGGACAAGTCTGCAAGG CTGTGGGATACAAGAACATTGACGCTTATCAGGACATATGTGACAGAACGCCCAGTCAATGCAGTTACAATGTCTCCACTTCTTGACCAT GTGGTGCTTGGTGGTGGTCAGGATGCATCAGCTGTGACAACAACTGATCATCGTGCAGGAAAGTTTGAAGCTAAATTTTATGACAAG ATCCTTCAAGAAGAGATTGGAGGTGTGAAAGGGCATTTTGGACCCATCAATGCCCTGGCTTTCAATCCCGACGGAAAGAG tttttcaaGTGGAGGTGAAGATGGTTACGTAAGACTGCATCATTTCGACCCTGATTACTTCAACATCAAGATTTAA
- the LOC120092018 gene encoding transcription initiation factor TFIID subunit 15: MASYAGKGSPSNGSVYICNLPYGTDENMLAEYFGTIGVLKKDKRTGRPKIWLYRDKSTNEPKGDATVTYEDPHAAFAAVEWFNNKDFHGSIIEVHIAESKSKDDLSFNAGVEPIVAAGDDLGFEENAAGMNGGGGRGRGRGDAPGKAWQQEGDWLCPNTSCSNVNFAFRGVCNRCGSARPSGAAGSGAGSIGRGRGRGTSNQDSGGNSRQVGGPTGLFGPNDWPCPMCGNINWAKRTKCNICNTNKPGHNEGGVRGGRGGGYKELDEEELEETKRRRREAEEDDGEMYDEFGNLKKKFRAKSQQMEAGRILPGAGRAGWEVEELGVVEKDRRERSRDRGREWDDRDRDRDGSRNRERESRERHRSRSRERDRGRDRDRDYEYERDREYGRDKDHRNRHRY; this comes from the exons ATGGCTAGCTATGCGGGTAAAGGATCCCCCTCAAATGGGTCTGTCTACATCTGCAATCTTCCCTATGGGACAGATGAGAATATGCTTGCTGAATATTTCGGGACAATTGGGGTATTAAAG AAAGACAAGCGAACAGGTAGACCAAAGATTTGGTTGTATCGTGATAAATCAACGAATGAGCCTAAAGGAGATGCTACTGTAACATATGAGGATCCGCATGCAGCCTTTGCGGCTGTTGAATGGTTTAACAATAAGGATTTTCATGGTAGCATTATTGAAGTTCATATAGCAGAGTCTAAAAGTAAAGATGATCTTTCGTTTAATGCGGGGGTGGAACCAATTGTTGCTGCTGGTGATGATCTTGGTTTTGAGGAAAATGCTGCGGGTATGAACGGGGGCGGTGGAAGGGGGAGAGGTCGTGGTGATGCTCCAGGAAAAGCATGGCAACAAGAGGGAGATTGGCTGTGTCCAAATACAAG TTGTTCCAATGTTAATTTTGCATTTCGTGGTGTGTGCAATCGATGTGGAAGTGCTCGACCTTCTGGTGCTGCTGGTAGTGGTGCAGGCTCTATAGGTCGTGGCAGGGGTCGTGGCACTAGCAACCAGGACTCTGGAGGCAATAGTCGTCAAGTTGGTGGCCCTACTGGGCTCTTTGGTCCTAATGATTGGCCATGTCCAAT GTGTGGTAACATTAATTGGGCAAAGCGTACAAAATGCAATATTTGTAACACAAACAAACCTGGTCACAATGAGGGTGGCGTAAG AGGAGGGCGTGGTGGAGGTTACAAAGAACTTGATGAAGAAGAGTTGGAGGAGACTAAACGACGGCGACGAGAGGCTGAAGAA GATGATGGTGAGATGTATGATGAGTTTGGAAACCTTAAGAAGAAGTTTCGTGCCAAATCCCAGCAAATGGAAGCTGGTCGGATACTTCCAGGTGCTGGACGAGCTGGATGGGAAGTTGAGGAACTAG GTGTAGTTGAGAAAGATAGGAGGGAGAGAAGTAGAGACCGAGGAAGGGAATGGGATGACCGAGACAGAGACCGAGACGGCAGCAGAAACAGAGAAAGAGAAAGCAGGGAAAGACATCGGAGTCGAAGTAGGGAGCGAGATAGGGGAAGAGATCGTGATCGAGATTACGAGTACGAGCGAGATAGAGAATATGGGAGAGACAAGGACCACCGGAACAGGCACCGATATTGA
- the LOC120091946 gene encoding pentatricopeptide repeat-containing protein At1g61870, mitochondrial-like yields MAAALSRTPRRLFLPSRFHSFTYSTTPTPPLQPNSDSPFASFRAAKSAILSQSDPEKLAQSFIQASKLPAFRRYRPIYHHSIRKLARAQRFDLIDGIIQSHHKSPSAISEGFWIRLIMLYSSAGMVDQALHTLDQVILHKPCDLSEKSLSAVLSVFLDNSMPEKVHEMFRSIPEKISVTPTVVSYNQVSKAFVQQNDLQSARNWIDEMYKDDAKVVPNIDSYNILLGAHWNNGDLVGFDGIVKEISKRGLDFNLATYNYRILRLCKNKECARAKKVMDEMVSKGVKPNSGCYDAIIHGYCNVGDIESAMKILKSMLEDGYASPSSRSYYSLIRSMVKEGEFDLALETCREIIKRRWVPPFEAMEGLVRGLVDMSRIEEAKEVVEKMKKRLKGPAVDSWGKIEAALSL; encoded by the coding sequence ATGGCTGCGGCTCTCTCCAGAACTCCAAGACGCCTGTTTCTCCCCTCCAGATTCCATTCTTTCACATACTCAACTACTCCTACTCCACCGCTTCAACCGAACTCCGATTCCCCTTTCGCTTCATTTCGTGCTGCTAAATCCGCCATTTTGTCTCAATCAGATCCCGAAAAGCTTGCCCAATCCTTCATCCAAGCTTCCAAGCTTCCTGCCTTCCGTCGCTACCGCCCAATCTACCACCATTCCATCCGCAAACTCGCCCGTGCTCAACGCTTCGACCTCATCGATGGCATCATTCAATCCCACCACAAATCCCCCTCCGCCATTTCTGAAGGATTCTGGATCCGCCTCATCATGCTCTACTCTAGCGCCGGCATGGTCGATCAAGCTCTCCACACTCTTGATCAGGTAATCCTTCACAAACCCTGTGATTTGTCAGAGAAATCGCTTTCTGCTgttctctctgtttttctcgacaattccatgcctgagaAGGTCCATGAGATGTTCAGATCCATTCCGGAGAAGATTAGTGTTACTCCGACGGTGGTTTCTTACAATCAGGTATCGAAGGCTTTTGTTCAGCAAAACGATCTTCAATCGGCTCGGAATTGGATCGATGAGATGTACAAGGATGATGCTAAGGTCGTCCCTAACATTGACTCCTACAATATTTTGCTAGGAGCTCACTGGAACAATGGCGATTTGGTCGGATTTGATGGGATTGTGAAGGAAATTTCAAAGAGAGGTTTGGATTTCAATTTGGCTACTTACAATTACAGGATTTTGAGGCTGTGCAAGAATAAGGAGTGTGCTCGGGCTAAGAAAGTGATGGATGAGATGGTTTCAAAGGGTGTGAAACCTAATTCTGGTTGCTATGATGCAATCATCCATGGCTACTGTAATGTTGGGGATATAGAATCGGCTATGAAAATTCTGAAGAGTATGCTGGAGGATGGCTATGCTTCTCCCAGTTCCCGGAGCTATTATAGTTTGATTCGAAGCATGGTTAAGGAGGGGGAGTTTGATTTGGCATTGGAGACATGTAGAGAGATCATAAAGAGGAGATGGGTTCCTCCATTTGAGGCAATGGAGGGTCTGGTTCGTGGGTTGGTGGATATGTCGAGGATTGAAGAGGCAAAAGAGGTTgttgagaagatgaagaagaggcTCAAAGGGCCTGCTGTGGATTCATGGGGAAAAATTGAAGCTGCTCTTTCCCTGTAG